A single window of Thermocrinis jamiesonii DNA harbors:
- a CDS encoding pyridoxal phosphate-dependent aminotransferase, producing MDLLREAQNIPDVTHLEIGEPDLKPPPEVIERLNFAIKNNLFNYTPALGLWELRERIAKHYLDYYGLEVSPNRIVITTGTSGAFLVAYSIILEPSDKIALADPSYPCYKNFANLLNIEPVFINVDASTNYQITPEHLEGLEVKAVHISSPSNPTGTLYDEENLKNLCEYCKERGIYLISDEIYHGLVYEKKERTALEFWDKAIVINGFSKFFCMPGFRLGWMVLPEELIRPAEVVIQNVFICAPTLSQYAALGAFDYNYLSQVKQTFKRRRDLLYQGVKDFLKIDAKPEGAFYLWADVSEYTQDSYQFAFELLKKAKVALTPGVDFGKNNTHKFVRLAYTRKEDELKLALERLKEYLS from the coding sequence ATGGATCTTCTTAGAGAAGCCCAAAACATTCCCGATGTGACCCATTTGGAGATAGGAGAACCGGACCTAAAGCCTCCGCCGGAGGTAATAGAAAGGCTAAACTTTGCAATAAAGAACAATCTTTTTAACTATACACCCGCCTTGGGCCTTTGGGAACTCAGAGAAAGAATAGCCAAGCATTACTTGGATTATTACGGTTTAGAAGTTTCACCCAACAGGATAGTTATTACCACTGGCACCTCTGGAGCTTTTTTGGTTGCTTATTCTATAATTCTTGAACCTTCCGATAAGATAGCCCTTGCGGACCCGTCTTATCCTTGCTACAAAAACTTTGCTAACCTACTAAACATAGAGCCTGTTTTTATAAACGTGGATGCAAGCACCAACTATCAGATAACGCCAGAACATTTGGAAGGTTTGGAAGTAAAAGCGGTGCATATTTCTTCCCCCTCTAATCCCACTGGCACTTTGTACGATGAGGAGAATTTAAAAAATCTTTGCGAATACTGCAAGGAGAGAGGGATATATCTGATTTCGGACGAGATTTACCATGGACTGGTTTATGAGAAAAAAGAAAGAACTGCCCTTGAATTTTGGGACAAAGCTATTGTGATAAATGGATTTTCTAAGTTTTTCTGCATGCCTGGGTTTAGGCTTGGTTGGATGGTGCTTCCGGAGGAGCTTATAAGGCCCGCAGAGGTTGTTATTCAGAATGTATTTATATGTGCTCCAACGCTTAGTCAATACGCTGCCTTGGGAGCCTTTGATTACAACTACTTATCCCAAGTAAAACAAACTTTTAAAAGAAGAAGGGACTTGCTTTACCAAGGTGTAAAGGATTTCTTAAAGATAGATGCAAAGCCGGAAGGCGCTTTTTACCTTTGGGCGGATGTTTCTGAATACACCCAAGACTCATACCAGTTTGCATTTGAGCTACTCAAAAAAGCAAAGGTAGCCCTTACCCCCGGTGTAGATTTTGGAAAAAACAACACGCACAAATTTGTCAGGCTTGCATACACAAGAAAGGAAGATGAGCTAAAGCTTGCATTAGAAAGACTGAAGGAGTATCTTTCATGA
- a CDS encoding histone deacetylase family protein produces MKTGLIYDDIYLEHNQRGHPENKDRLICIVQELEARGLFKHVIKIKPRRASVEEVSLNHDIGYIQEIHDFCLAGGGYLDPDTYAYGPSYEVALHAVGAVLEGIDSLLSKEVEAVFCAIRPPGHHAERSKAMGFCLFNNIAIGAHYLLKKGLSRVFIIDFDAHHGNGTQRSFYEEDRVFYFSSHEYPFYPGTGSAEERGVGKGYGYTYNVPLSAGAGDKEFEEIYSKLVPKLIREYSPEFLLVSAGYDIHKDDPLTFLNVSTEGIGKIVENILKTAKDLNIPILFALEGGYNLKALAQSVALTIEKMLEA; encoded by the coding sequence ATGAAAACTGGACTGATATACGATGACATATACTTGGAACACAACCAAAGGGGGCACCCGGAAAACAAAGACAGACTCATATGCATAGTGCAGGAGTTAGAAGCAAGAGGCCTATTCAAACACGTAATAAAGATAAAGCCAAGAAGGGCTTCTGTAGAAGAGGTTAGCCTAAACCACGATATAGGCTACATCCAAGAGATTCACGACTTTTGTTTGGCTGGAGGTGGATACTTAGACCCAGACACATACGCATACGGCCCATCTTACGAAGTAGCGCTCCACGCTGTAGGTGCGGTATTGGAAGGCATAGACAGCCTGCTCTCAAAAGAGGTGGAAGCGGTTTTTTGTGCTATAAGACCACCAGGGCACCATGCGGAGAGGTCAAAGGCTATGGGATTTTGCCTATTTAACAACATAGCAATCGGGGCTCACTACCTTTTGAAAAAGGGTCTAAGCAGGGTATTTATCATAGACTTTGATGCCCACCATGGAAACGGCACGCAAAGAAGTTTTTACGAAGAGGATAGAGTTTTTTACTTTTCCTCTCACGAGTATCCCTTCTATCCAGGCACAGGTTCAGCAGAAGAAAGGGGAGTAGGCAAAGGCTATGGATATACTTACAACGTTCCTCTTAGTGCAGGAGCAGGAGACAAGGAGTTTGAAGAGATATACTCAAAACTTGTCCCGAAGCTCATAAGAGAATACTCACCGGAGTTCCTCTTAGTTTCCGCAGGGTATGACATACACAAAGATGATCCCCTAACCTTTTTGAACGTAAGCACAGAAGGTATAGGAAAGATCGTGGAAAACATCTTAAAAACCGCAAAGGATTTAAACATTCCAATTCTCTTCGCCCTTGAAGGAGGATACAACCTAAAAGCCTTAGCCCAATCGGTAGCTTTGACCATAGAGAAGATGCTGGAGGCATAA
- a CDS encoding thioredoxin fold domain-containing protein, which yields MISIIIKLLVVGLLLYGNAFADDKINRAISENKLVVFYFKSQFCSYCAQVEDFVFSDEEVFKKLSNFVFVELDIRSDEGSKLARKFGVPGTPTVVIYDPKTDKVVGLIFGSRPKEDYLKTINKACKLYNIKTC from the coding sequence ATGATAAGCATTATCATCAAGCTGCTGGTTGTGGGATTGCTCTTATATGGAAATGCTTTTGCCGATGATAAAATAAATAGGGCTATATCTGAAAACAAGTTGGTTGTATTCTACTTTAAAAGCCAGTTTTGTTCTTACTGTGCGCAGGTAGAGGACTTTGTTTTTTCAGATGAGGAAGTGTTTAAAAAGCTCTCCAACTTCGTGTTTGTAGAGTTAGACATAAGGTCAGATGAAGGAAGCAAGTTAGCCAGAAAGTTTGGTGTGCCAGGAACTCCCACCGTTGTGATATATGACCCAAAAACAGATAAGGTAGTTGGTTTGATCTTTGGTAGCAGACCAAAAGAGGACTATCTGAAAACCATAAACAAAGCTTGCAAGCTTTATAACATAAAAACCTGTTAG
- the metK gene encoding methionine adenosyltransferase, protein MQIRMAESPTEGHPDKLADLIADALLDEFIKKDPYSRVSLEVMVISGMTFVAGHVSTEGYVDIPGVVRSIIKEVGYNKPELGFDADASAVIISIEEQSPDIVLGLSQEGAGDTATVVGYACNETENYMPLPITVAHSLAKKIAELRKLGKAPFIRPDGKALVTVAYEGNSPIFVKDIILFVQHDPDVSLEKLRDFLIEEAVKKVVPSRYISKETRIMVNPSGRFVLGGPVADVGQTGRKIVSDAYGDTAYSGGSAFSGKDPTKTDRSASYLARMMAKHVVAGGYADRCLVQLAYAFGVSEPIAFDIETYGTERIEKERIKKALLEIFPLNPRRMIEFLDLRKPIYKKTACYGHFGKEELPWEKLTKLEELAEKLGGSINS, encoded by the coding sequence ATGCAAATTAGAATGGCGGAGTCTCCCACAGAGGGACACCCGGACAAGCTGGCAGACTTGATTGCAGATGCCCTTTTGGATGAGTTTATAAAGAAAGACCCTTACAGTAGAGTTTCCTTAGAAGTTATGGTAATTTCAGGCATGACCTTTGTGGCGGGCCATGTATCAACGGAAGGTTATGTGGATATTCCAGGGGTGGTAAGGTCCATAATAAAAGAAGTAGGATATAACAAACCTGAACTTGGTTTTGATGCGGATGCTTCGGCGGTGATAATTTCCATAGAAGAGCAAAGCCCAGACATAGTCTTGGGACTATCTCAGGAAGGAGCGGGGGATACCGCTACGGTGGTTGGTTATGCCTGCAACGAAACAGAAAACTACATGCCCCTTCCCATAACCGTTGCCCATAGCTTAGCTAAAAAGATAGCGGAGTTAAGAAAGTTAGGAAAAGCACCGTTTATAAGACCGGACGGAAAGGCTTTGGTAACGGTAGCATACGAAGGCAACTCTCCTATCTTTGTAAAGGATATCATTCTCTTTGTTCAGCATGACCCAGACGTGTCCCTTGAAAAGCTAAGAGATTTCCTTATAGAGGAAGCGGTAAAAAAGGTTGTGCCAAGTAGATACATCAGCAAAGAAACGAGGATAATGGTAAATCCTTCTGGAAGGTTTGTTTTGGGAGGTCCTGTTGCAGACGTGGGGCAAACAGGTAGGAAAATAGTATCCGACGCATACGGAGATACCGCCTATTCTGGAGGAAGTGCCTTTTCCGGAAAGGATCCTACAAAGACTGACAGAAGCGCTTCTTATTTGGCAAGGATGATGGCAAAGCACGTGGTAGCCGGTGGCTACGCAGACAGGTGTTTGGTTCAGCTTGCTTATGCCTTTGGTGTTAGCGAGCCTATAGCCTTTGACATAGAAACTTATGGAACAGAAAGAATAGAAAAGGAAAGAATAAAAAAGGCCCTTCTTGAAATCTTTCCGCTTAACCCAAGGAGAATGATAGAGTTTTTGGATCTGAGAAAACCCATATACAAAAAGACCGCATGTTATGGGCACTTTGGCAAAGAAGAATTACCTTGGGAAAAGCTTACCAAGTTGGAGGAGTTAGCAGAAAAGTTAGGAGGAAGCATAAACTCATGA
- the soxZ gene encoding thiosulfate oxidation carrier complex protein SoxZ, protein MAIGTAIVRVPKEAKKGEIIRVQMVITHPMTPPRKDPQTGQEVPPHNLTKLVLLYNDRVVSEMNMGAGVSANPFIALPLKVEESGVIKIAYEDNKGGKWEKTADIKVV, encoded by the coding sequence ATGGCTATAGGGACCGCTATAGTTCGTGTGCCAAAGGAAGCAAAAAAGGGTGAAATCATCAGAGTCCAAATGGTTATTACCCATCCTATGACGCCACCGAGGAAGGACCCGCAAACTGGGCAAGAAGTGCCTCCCCACAACTTAACCAAGCTCGTCCTTCTTTACAACGACAGAGTAGTTAGCGAGATGAACATGGGAGCGGGAGTGAGTGCCAATCCCTTTATAGCACTGCCTCTTAAGGTGGAGGAATCTGGGGTAATAAAGATAGCCTATGAAGACAACAAAGGAGGCAAATGGGAAAAAACCGCAGATATAAAAGTGGTGTAA
- a CDS encoding aspartate aminotransferase family protein — MSFLMDTYKRLPVSFVYGKGVYLYDDKGKAYLDLVGGVAVNVLGHSDEDLINALCEQTRKLWHVSNLYQNPWQEEVAKLLVERFWTSAKVFFCNSGAEANEGAIKLVRRFFWEKGEKRYRIITFKNGFHGRTFGAMSATAQEKIHTGFEPLLEGFDYAEFNNIESVKRLLKKETAGIMLEVIQGEGGINEADVEFLQEVQEICKREGILLIVDEVQTGVGRTGRFYAYEHYGIEPDIITLAKGLGGGFPIGCVLAKEEIAQAFKPGSHGSTFGGNPLACACAKVVIEKVSKLLDHVEQVGQYFKERLSTFGKVKGKGLMLGLERNENCQEVVLKALERGLLINCTSERVIRFVPPLIIQKQHVDFAIDILKDIL, encoded by the coding sequence ATGAGCTTTTTGATGGATACCTACAAAAGGCTTCCAGTTTCCTTTGTTTACGGAAAGGGGGTATATCTGTATGACGATAAGGGTAAAGCATACTTGGACCTTGTGGGGGGTGTGGCGGTAAATGTGCTTGGACATTCGGACGAAGACTTGATAAATGCCCTTTGCGAGCAAACAAGAAAACTGTGGCATGTTTCCAACCTATACCAAAATCCATGGCAAGAGGAAGTGGCAAAACTTTTGGTGGAGAGGTTTTGGACAAGTGCAAAGGTGTTTTTCTGCAACAGCGGGGCGGAAGCAAACGAAGGAGCCATAAAGCTGGTTAGAAGGTTTTTTTGGGAAAAAGGAGAAAAAAGATACAGGATAATAACATTTAAAAATGGTTTCCACGGAAGGACCTTTGGAGCTATGTCCGCTACTGCACAAGAAAAGATCCATACAGGTTTTGAGCCATTGCTGGAAGGTTTTGATTACGCAGAGTTTAACAACATAGAATCGGTAAAAAGACTTTTGAAAAAGGAAACGGCTGGCATAATGTTAGAAGTTATACAGGGAGAAGGTGGTATAAACGAAGCTGATGTGGAATTTCTTCAAGAAGTTCAAGAAATCTGCAAAAGGGAAGGTATTCTTCTTATAGTGGATGAAGTTCAAACTGGTGTGGGAAGGACTGGAAGGTTTTACGCTTACGAGCATTATGGAATAGAACCGGACATTATCACCTTGGCAAAGGGGCTTGGGGGTGGTTTTCCCATAGGTTGTGTGTTGGCAAAAGAGGAGATAGCCCAAGCTTTCAAGCCCGGGAGTCACGGCTCTACCTTTGGGGGAAATCCTTTAGCCTGTGCCTGCGCAAAGGTAGTTATAGAAAAGGTTTCCAAGCTTTTGGATCACGTGGAACAGGTAGGACAGTATTTTAAAGAAAGGCTTAGCACCTTTGGGAAAGTAAAGGGAAAGGGTCTTATGCTTGGACTGGAAAGGAATGAAAACTGCCAAGAGGTGGTCCTAAAGGCTTTAGAAAGGGGACTGCTTATAAACTGCACTTCCGAGCGGGTTATAAGGTTTGTTCCACCTTTAATAATCCAAAAACAGCATGTAGATTTTGCGATAG
- the soxY gene encoding thiosulfate oxidation carrier protein SoxY: MNRRKFLLLSAVAVAGLTLAPAIKPAFASSKLEEEIKKRIGVDLSAIKESADIKLTAPTIAESGANVPITVESTIPVDKVERLWIFVDKNPVPWIADVKFTPENGKVYLSTRIKMGGTSNVRAILQLKDGTFVMATKEVKVTAGGCG, from the coding sequence ATGAACAGAAGGAAGTTTTTACTGCTAAGTGCAGTGGCGGTAGCTGGGCTAACCCTAGCGCCAGCAATCAAGCCAGCCTTTGCCTCTTCCAAGTTAGAGGAAGAGATTAAGAAAAGGATAGGGGTTGATCTAAGTGCCATCAAAGAAAGTGCAGATATCAAGCTAACCGCCCCAACCATCGCAGAATCTGGAGCGAACGTGCCAATAACGGTAGAATCCACCATTCCTGTAGATAAGGTAGAAAGGCTTTGGATCTTTGTGGACAAAAATCCCGTACCGTGGATCGCAGATGTAAAGTTTACTCCAGAAAATGGAAAGGTTTATCTTTCTACAAGGATAAAGATGGGAGGAACTTCCAACGTTAGAGCTATTCTTCAGCTAAAGGACGGAACCTTTGTAATGGCAACAAAAGAGGTTAAGGTTACCGCCGGAGGTTGTGGTTAA